CTTTATCTTATGGGATACAATCTATTTTTACTTATCACGATGCCAATATTTCCATTATTATGTTATTTTCTTTCAACATCTTTTTTTATTATATATATTTCTGAAAGATATTACAGAAGAAGGATCTGGATTGCATTTGCAGTTATTGCATTTGTAATTTCTATTATAGCTGTAAACTGCATGAACTGTCTCTTTGAGTGAGGCTTTTAAACTCAGTTCATTTAGAGAATTTAATGTTCTTCTATAATAGGGAAAACGTTCAGGGTAAAGAATCAAAAGCACTTTCAATAATTTTACCAACTGTTGGGTGCAGATGGAGAAGGTGCAATATGTGCTCATACTTTGAAGATTCTCCTGTTGATCCTTCAATAGATATCTTCAAGATGATTGTTGATGAGTTTGACAATGCTTATGATAAAGAGATAAGAAAGGTCAAACTTTTTACATCTGGTAGTTTTCTTGATCCAAGAGAAGTCAGCTTTGAATGTGCAAAGAAGATAGTTTCATTTCTTTCTGAAAAAGGGATAGATGAAGTTACTTTAGAGTCAAGACCAGAATATATCAAAGAAGAGTATTTACTGGAAATAATGGGAAATGAGGATCTTCAAATTGAAGTTGCAGTAGGATTAGAGTCAGCAAATAACAAGATACTTGAACATTCAATTAACAAAGGATTTAAATTTGAAGACTTTCTCTCTGCAAGCGGAATATTAAAAAAATTAGGTATTAAAAATAAGGCCTATCTTATGATTAAGCCTCCATTCTTAAATGAAAAAGAAGCCATATATGACGCAATTGAATCTGCAAAGACAATAGAAAATATTGCAGATGTAATTTCATTTAATCCAATGACAATTCATAAAAATACACTAGTTGAATATCTATGGAAAAAAGGAGAGTATTCTCCCCCTTGGGGTTGGAGTATTCTAAAGATATTAAAAGAGACCTCAAATTTAAGGCCAGATATAATTTGTCACCCT
The Methanofastidiosum sp. DNA segment above includes these coding regions:
- a CDS encoding archaeosine biosynthesis radical SAM protein RaSEA, translated to MFFYNRENVQGKESKALSIILPTVGCRWRRCNMCSYFEDSPVDPSIDIFKMIVDEFDNAYDKEIRKVKLFTSGSFLDPREVSFECAKKIVSFLSEKGIDEVTLESRPEYIKEEYLLEIMGNEDLQIEVAVGLESANNKILEHSINKGFKFEDFLSASGILKKLGIKNKAYLMIKPPFLNEKEAIYDAIESAKTIENIADVISFNPMTIHKNTLVEYLWKKGEYSPPWGWSILKILKETSNLRPDIICHPVAFGRSRGPKNCKACNREIEKKILEFSLKNDPKILEYECECKEVWEEELLKF